The proteins below come from a single Mucilaginibacter mali genomic window:
- a CDS encoding tetratricopeptide repeat protein, translated as MLKRLLILGMMAAPACVLAQVKKPGASTERAPGKPMTSIDSVMVKQYFFSALHEKTIENFPLAADLFNRVLQTDANNDAAMYELAGMKKLQKDNDGARQLLERAVTINANNEWYWISLADCYEKTNDLAKLENVFNQLIRLAPDKPDYYFDKANAYYLQKRYDEALAVYKQIEGITGLTDDIVAQRQKIYLKQNKVDQAAAELESMMAANPGQVRYYLLLAEIYNSNGQNAKALPVLQKAARLDPNNGLVHLALADIYREKKDAEACFSELELAFAVPDLDIDQKIRIIMGYIPKFPEPNAKASALELSRILTTAHPTNAKAFALYGDMLMQSAKFKEAKPAYKRSIELDEQVYAVHEQLVRLDLGDNDIDGAIKDGQNALSLFPNQAWMNYLVGVAYLQKKNYTKSLSYLKNTTSLELQDKELLSQCFSALGDVYHEQKDNVKSDEAYDRSLTYNPDNAYTLNNYAYYLSVRGDQLEKAARMSKHSNDIQPNTASFQDTYAWILFRQKNYAEARVWIEKALVSDKDHSAVKEEHYGDIMFYLGDTNAAVANWKKAKEYGGASPVLERKINERKYIE; from the coding sequence ATGCTGAAACGATTGTTGATATTAGGTATGATGGCGGCTCCGGCTTGTGTGTTGGCACAGGTGAAGAAGCCGGGCGCATCCACAGAACGTGCGCCGGGCAAGCCCATGACCTCTATCGACAGCGTGATGGTGAAGCAGTATTTTTTTTCGGCCCTGCACGAGAAGACCATCGAGAACTTCCCGCTGGCGGCCGACCTGTTTAACCGTGTACTGCAAACCGATGCCAACAACGATGCCGCCATGTACGAGCTGGCCGGCATGAAGAAGCTGCAAAAGGATAACGATGGCGCACGCCAGCTACTGGAGCGTGCCGTTACTATAAACGCCAATAACGAGTGGTACTGGATATCGCTGGCCGATTGCTACGAGAAAACCAACGACCTGGCCAAGCTGGAGAATGTGTTTAACCAACTGATAAGGCTGGCGCCTGATAAACCCGACTATTATTTTGATAAAGCTAATGCCTACTACCTGCAAAAGCGGTATGACGAAGCGCTGGCGGTTTATAAACAGATAGAGGGAATTACAGGCCTTACCGACGATATTGTGGCCCAGCGCCAAAAAATATACCTGAAGCAAAACAAGGTAGACCAGGCCGCCGCCGAACTGGAGAGCATGATGGCCGCCAACCCCGGGCAGGTGCGTTATTACCTGTTGTTGGCCGAAATTTATAACTCAAACGGGCAAAATGCCAAAGCCCTGCCGGTTTTGCAAAAGGCCGCCAGGTTGGATCCGAATAACGGACTGGTGCATTTGGCCCTGGCCGATATCTATCGCGAGAAAAAAGATGCCGAAGCCTGCTTTAGCGAACTGGAACTGGCCTTCGCCGTCCCCGACCTGGATATCGACCAAAAGATCAGGATAATTATGGGGTATATCCCCAAATTTCCTGAACCCAATGCCAAGGCCAGCGCGCTGGAACTAAGTCGGATATTGACCACCGCCCACCCAACAAACGCGAAGGCTTTTGCCCTTTATGGCGATATGCTGATGCAGAGCGCTAAGTTTAAGGAAGCCAAACCAGCGTATAAACGCTCTATTGAACTGGATGAACAGGTTTATGCTGTGCACGAGCAATTGGTGCGCCTGGATCTGGGCGATAACGATATCGATGGCGCTATTAAGGACGGCCAGAACGCCCTCTCGCTGTTCCCTAACCAGGCCTGGATGAATTATTTGGTGGGCGTGGCCTATCTGCAAAAAAAGAATTATACCAAATCGCTCAGCTACCTGAAAAACACAACTTCATTAGAACTTCAGGATAAGGAATTACTTTCGCAATGTTTTTCGGCGCTGGGCGATGTATACCACGAGCAAAAGGACAACGTGAAGTCTGACGAGGCTTACGACCGTTCGCTTACCTACAACCCCGACAATGCTTATACGCTAAACAACTATGCCTACTACCTATCGGTACGGGGCGATCAGTTGGAAAAAGCGGCACGCATGTCGAAGCATTCTAACGACATACAGCCCAACACGGCTTCGTTCCAGGATACTTATGCCTGGATCCTGTTCAGGCAAAAAAACTATGCCGAGGCCCGTGTTTGGATAGAAAAGGCTTTGGTGAGCGATAAGGACCATAGCGCGGTAAAGGAAGAGCATTATGGCGACATTATGTTTTACCTGGGCGATACCAATGCCGCGGTAGCCAACTGGAAGAAGGCCAAGGAGTATGGCGGTGCATCGCCTGTGTTAGAGCGCAAGATTAACGAGAGGAAGTACATTGAATAG
- a CDS encoding lipopolysaccharide biosynthesis protein has protein sequence MSTAKKFAGQTAVYGLSTIASRMLSFFLTPIYTEAYKQGGSYGILTIMFSYVSILNAVMAFGMETTYFRYLNKHADKKQEVYNNSFSAIFGVSILFLLLTLPFTHHIAVWIQAGKIPASEFERYIKYFVAILVIDAWCVMPFAKLRADGRPGRYGLIKFVNVIIFIALNLTFIWGLPFWVAHHLPGTSLITPWFVKGWVGYVFLSNLIASVITLLLLLPELFKLTASLDKKMLWHMFAYSWPVLIANLSFLVNENLDKLLLSQMLPDSISVQQVAIYGGCAKIALFLSIFVQAFRLGAEPFFFNHAKNKNAGTTYARIMDYFVIVVAIIFVALVANIQLLKYFVRDEKLWVGLTAVPPLVFGYVSLGIYMNLSVWYKLSDQTKYGLYISGIGAIITILLNVIFIPKYSYMASAWVSFTAYTVMMILSYIWGQKNYPIPYNLKKNLSYIIISILLVYLSFYVFKRNIFVGNALLLLFAGGALLMEGKELKAIFIKK, from the coding sequence TTGTCTACAGCTAAAAAATTTGCCGGACAAACGGCTGTTTATGGATTAAGTACCATCGCGTCGAGGATGCTTAGTTTTTTCCTTACGCCAATTTATACCGAAGCCTACAAGCAGGGAGGTTCGTATGGTATCCTTACCATTATGTTCAGCTATGTTTCCATCCTGAATGCAGTAATGGCATTTGGTATGGAAACCACCTATTTCCGGTACCTGAATAAACATGCCGATAAAAAGCAGGAGGTTTACAATAACTCGTTTTCTGCCATATTTGGGGTGTCCATTTTGTTTTTATTGCTAACCCTGCCGTTTACGCATCATATAGCGGTATGGATACAGGCCGGCAAAATACCCGCGTCTGAGTTTGAGCGCTATATTAAATATTTTGTGGCCATATTGGTTATTGATGCATGGTGCGTAATGCCCTTTGCTAAGCTGCGTGCCGATGGCAGGCCGGGCAGGTACGGCCTAATCAAGTTTGTAAACGTAATCATCTTCATTGCCCTTAACCTTACCTTTATTTGGGGCCTGCCGTTTTGGGTAGCGCATCATTTGCCCGGAACAAGCTTAATTACGCCTTGGTTTGTAAAGGGCTGGGTGGGGTACGTTTTTTTGTCGAACCTAATTGCCAGTGTAATTACCCTATTGCTTCTGCTGCCCGAATTATTTAAGCTAACGGCCAGTCTTGATAAGAAGATGTTATGGCATATGTTTGCTTACAGCTGGCCGGTGCTGATAGCCAACCTATCCTTTTTGGTTAACGAAAACCTGGATAAGCTGTTGCTTAGTCAGATGCTGCCGGATAGCATTAGTGTACAGCAGGTAGCTATTTATGGCGGTTGTGCCAAAATAGCGCTGTTCCTCAGCATATTTGTACAGGCGTTCAGGCTGGGTGCCGAGCCATTCTTTTTTAATCATGCCAAAAATAAAAATGCTGGTACCACCTACGCGCGCATTATGGATTACTTTGTGATTGTGGTGGCCATTATATTTGTCGCTCTTGTAGCCAATATACAACTGCTGAAATATTTTGTAAGGGACGAAAAACTTTGGGTTGGATTGACCGCAGTGCCGCCTCTTGTTTTTGGCTATGTTAGCCTGGGTATTTACATGAACCTTTCGGTCTGGTATAAACTGTCCGATCAAACAAAATACGGCCTTTATATATCAGGCATAGGTGCCATCATCACCATTTTATTGAATGTGATCTTTATCCCTAAATACAGCTACATGGCATCGGCCTGGGTGTCGTTCACGGCCTATACGGTCATGATGATCCTTTCCTACATCTGGGGGCAAAAAAATTACCCTATCCCTTATAACTTAAAAAAGAATCTTTCGTATATCATAATATCAATATTACTCGTTTATTTATCATTCTATGTATTTAAACGTAATATATTTGTAGGTAACGCCCTGCTGTTGCTGTTTGCAGGTGGCGCGTTGCTGATGGAAGGCAAGGAACTAAAAGCTATCTTTATTAAAAAATGA
- a CDS encoding murein hydrolase activator EnvC family protein: MKFYKIVFFAALFLSAAHAFGQSSAELKRRRDKLNEELDQLNHELEANQNNKKMNLKQLNLLKAQISLRTSKIATINSEIGLLNNQIQESNNTVHTLQGQLDQLKKEYAAMVLFAYHNRSSYNQLMFVFASEDFNQAYKRMKYLQQFGSYRERQAESIRGTQNELHNKIDELDKTKKNKNDLLADQEKEKANLGKAKKDEDDVLSELSRQQGQLKQQQRDKQNKISDMNRAINAAIRREVEEARRKAEEEARKREAAEAAKAKAEGRAVEPSTVKRITKTSTTSEILNATPEAAKLSNDFLGNKGRLPWPVTNGGITQGFGMYTSGGIRNDNKGVDIRTNEGASVRAVFNGEVNGVTNIGGTYFVLVKHGEYFTVYSNLRTVAVSKGQKVSTKQILGTVATDSDSGMSIAHFELWKGSDAVNPAAWLTPN, translated from the coding sequence ATGAAATTTTATAAGATAGTTTTTTTTGCCGCCCTGTTTTTGTCAGCCGCCCACGCGTTTGGGCAAAGCAGCGCCGAACTAAAGCGCCGCCGCGATAAATTGAACGAAGAGCTGGATCAGCTAAACCACGAACTGGAGGCCAACCAGAACAATAAGAAGATGAACCTGAAGCAACTGAACCTGCTAAAGGCGCAGATCAGTTTGCGGACATCGAAGATAGCTACCATCAACTCCGAGATCGGGTTGCTGAACAACCAGATCCAGGAGAGCAATAATACCGTGCATACCCTACAGGGGCAGTTAGATCAGTTGAAGAAGGAGTATGCGGCGATGGTGTTGTTTGCCTATCACAATCGTAGCTCTTACAATCAGCTGATGTTTGTATTCGCTTCGGAAGATTTTAACCAGGCCTACAAGCGGATGAAGTACCTGCAGCAATTTGGTTCGTACCGCGAAAGGCAGGCCGAAAGTATACGCGGCACGCAGAACGAACTGCATAACAAGATAGACGAACTGGATAAAACCAAGAAGAACAAAAACGACCTGTTAGCCGACCAGGAAAAAGAAAAAGCCAATTTGGGCAAGGCCAAAAAGGACGAAGACGATGTATTATCCGAATTATCGCGCCAGCAGGGACAACTAAAGCAACAGCAACGCGATAAGCAAAATAAAATAAGCGACATGAACAGGGCTATTAACGCCGCCATTCGTCGCGAAGTAGAGGAAGCCCGGCGCAAGGCCGAGGAGGAAGCCCGCAAGCGTGAAGCTGCCGAGGCTGCAAAGGCAAAAGCCGAGGGCCGCGCAGTGGAACCATCGACAGTGAAGCGGATCACCAAAACATCGACCACCAGCGAGATCCTGAACGCGACGCCCGAAGCCGCCAAACTGTCTAACGATTTTTTGGGCAACAAGGGCCGCCTGCCATGGCCGGTAACTAACGGCGGTATTACGCAGGGTTTCGGCATGTACACATCCGGCGGGATCCGTAACGATAATAAAGGGGTGGATATCCGCACCAACGAGGGCGCCAGCGTAAGGGCGGTATTTAACGGCGAAGTAAACGGCGTTACCAACATTGGTGGCACCTATTTTGTGCTGGTTAAGCATGGCGAGTACTTTACTGTTTACAGTAATTTACGTACCGTAGCTGTTAGCAAGGGGCAAAAGGTAAGCACCAAGCAAATACTGGGCACGGTAGCCACCGATAGCGATTCGGGCATGTCTATTGCTCACTTTGAATTGTGGAAGGGGTCCGACGCGGTAAATCCGGCGGCATGGCTAACCCCTAATTAA
- a CDS encoding anhydro-N-acetylmuramic acid kinase — MAVLNRNLQHLFNIAQKPQRLVVGLMSGTSLDGLDIALCRFSGHGMATKFELLEFTTTPYAADFKAEIQQLFAKKIIGLEKLTLMNAYVGSFHAELILAALKQWGVSPADVDMIASHGQTIYHAPKRLHGQAAYPNATLQIGDGDHIAVKTGILTISDMRQKHIAAGGEGAPLALYGDVIMGSQTGEDRILLNIGGIANLTWLPGNGNGAEIICCDTGPGNTLIDAACRKYFDMPYDEDSRIALSGKVSEALLDALLDNPYFKAPAPKTTGPELFSIAYVEKAQQVSNTTGLSLRDIVATLSAFTVKSISGFIQDNGMQSVKRILISGGGAKNKFVVDGLTAELAPAMISDTNYLGVNPDAKEAILFALLGNEALVGEPMHIGGNPAVLMGKFSFAG; from the coding sequence ATGGCTGTTTTGAACCGTAACCTGCAACACCTGTTTAACATCGCGCAAAAACCCCAGCGCCTGGTGGTCGGCCTTATGTCGGGTACCTCGCTTGATGGTTTGGATATCGCTCTGTGTCGTTTTAGCGGGCATGGGATGGCTACAAAGTTCGAACTGCTGGAGTTTACTACTACGCCTTATGCTGCCGATTTTAAAGCAGAGATACAGCAATTGTTCGCCAAAAAAATCATCGGCCTGGAAAAACTGACGCTGATGAACGCCTATGTAGGCAGCTTCCACGCCGAATTAATATTAGCTGCTTTAAAACAATGGGGCGTATCACCGGCCGATGTTGATATGATAGCCAGCCACGGGCAAACCATATACCATGCGCCCAAACGCCTGCACGGGCAAGCCGCCTATCCTAACGCCACCCTGCAAATTGGCGATGGCGACCATATTGCCGTAAAGACCGGCATCCTCACCATTAGTGATATGCGCCAGAAACATATAGCCGCCGGTGGCGAGGGCGCACCCTTAGCACTATACGGCGATGTGATCATGGGTAGCCAAACCGGCGAAGACCGTATTTTATTGAACATTGGCGGCATTGCCAACCTTACCTGGCTGCCCGGTAATGGCAACGGTGCCGAAATTATTTGTTGCGATACCGGCCCTGGCAATACGCTGATAGACGCCGCCTGCCGCAAGTATTTTGATATGCCTTATGACGAGGATTCGCGAATAGCCCTCTCTGGTAAAGTAAGCGAAGCGCTGCTGGATGCTTTACTGGATAACCCTTATTTTAAAGCGCCTGCACCAAAAACAACCGGACCGGAATTGTTTAGTATAGCTTATGTAGAGAAGGCGCAGCAAGTATCAAATACTACCGGTTTATCTCTGCGGGATATTGTAGCTACATTAAGCGCATTTACGGTAAAAAGTATTTCCGGTTTTATTCAGGATAATGGGATGCAATCGGTTAAACGCATACTGATAAGCGGCGGTGGCGCTAAAAATAAGTTTGTGGTTGACGGATTGACTGCCGAACTGGCTCCGGCTATGATTAGCGATACTAATTATTTGGGCGTTAACCCCGATGCTAAGGAAGCGATACTGTTTGCCTTATTGGGCAATGAAGCATTGGTTGGCGAGCCGATGCATATTGGCGGGAATCCCGCGGTGCTGATGGGGAAGTTTAGTTTTGCTGGGTGA
- a CDS encoding tryptophan 2,3-dioxygenase family protein, with product MPINPEIEKRIADLQEKYEAMGQDMSSYLDGLLYADFLTYWDYIHLDTLLSLQSPKTPFPDEEIFIMYHQITELYFKLALHECKQIAEAQPLAAEFFTARLKRINRYFEALTHSFEIMVDGMEKDQFLKFRMSLLPASGFQSGQYRMIEIYATDFINLVAKDKREELNTASIAEQFEYIYWKFGATELSTGKKTLTLKQFEKKYTKTFTELAQATATTNFGALYTKLKAAGQATPQLEQELRHLDVNVNVNWPLSHYKSAVRYLNREPEEIKATGGTNWQKYLPPRFQKRIFYPQLWSAQELEEWGKAWVELALSGS from the coding sequence ATGCCAATTAACCCTGAAATAGAAAAACGAATAGCCGATCTTCAGGAAAAATACGAAGCCATGGGCCAGGATATGTCATCGTACCTGGATGGTTTACTGTATGCCGATTTCCTGACCTACTGGGATTACATTCACCTGGATACGCTGCTGAGCCTGCAAAGCCCAAAAACGCCGTTCCCTGATGAGGAGATATTTATCATGTATCACCAGATCACCGAACTGTACTTTAAACTGGCCCTGCACGAGTGCAAACAAATTGCCGAAGCCCAACCTTTGGCCGCCGAGTTTTTTACGGCAAGATTGAAACGTATCAACCGCTACTTTGAGGCTTTGACCCATTCGTTCGAGATCATGGTGGATGGGATGGAGAAAGACCAGTTCCTGAAGTTCCGCATGTCGCTGCTACCGGCCAGCGGTTTCCAATCGGGGCAGTACCGCATGATAGAGATCTATGCTACCGATTTTATTAACCTGGTAGCTAAGGATAAGCGCGAGGAGTTAAACACCGCATCCATAGCCGAGCAGTTTGAGTACATCTACTGGAAATTTGGCGCTACTGAACTTTCTACCGGCAAGAAAACGCTTACGCTGAAGCAGTTCGAAAAAAAGTATACCAAAACTTTCACGGAGTTGGCGCAGGCTACCGCTACCACCAATTTTGGTGCCCTGTATACTAAGCTAAAAGCAGCCGGACAAGCCACGCCGCAACTGGAGCAGGAACTGCGCCACCTGGATGTGAACGTGAACGTAAACTGGCCGCTGTCGCATTATAAATCGGCTGTGCGTTACCTTAACCGCGAGCCTGAAGAAATTAAGGCCACAGGCGGCACCAACTGGCAAAAATATCTGCCTCCGCGTTTCCAGAAGCGCATTTTTTACCCGCAATTGTGGAGCGCGCAGGAGTTGGAGGAATGGGGCAAGGCCTGGGTGGAACTGGCGTTGAGTGGTTCATAG
- the dut gene encoding dUTP diphosphatase — protein sequence MTTVRIINKSKNDLPEYGTLHSAGMDLRADIETAIQLKPMERKLVPTGLYIELPEGFEAQIRPRSGLAYKHGISIVNAPGTIDADYRGEIGALLINLGDKDFDIAPGDRIAQMVIARYERINWEPVEVLSETVRGAGGYGHTGV from the coding sequence ATGACCACGGTACGCATCATCAATAAATCAAAGAACGACCTGCCTGAGTACGGTACGCTGCACTCGGCCGGTATGGACCTGCGTGCCGATATCGAGACTGCCATCCAGCTGAAACCCATGGAGCGTAAGCTGGTCCCGACGGGACTATACATCGAACTGCCTGAGGGCTTCGAAGCGCAGATCCGTCCGCGCAGCGGCCTGGCTTATAAGCATGGCATCAGCATTGTGAATGCGCCGGGTACCATCGATGCCGATTACCGGGGCGAGATCGGCGCGTTGCTGATCAACCTGGGCGACAAGGATTTTGATATTGCTCCCGGCGACCGCATCGCCCAAATGGTAATTGCCCGTTACGAGCGTATTAATTGGGAACCGGTTGAGGTGCTAAGCGAAACAGTTAGGGGCGCCGGCGGTTATGGACATACAGGTGTTTAG
- a CDS encoding branched-chain amino acid aminotransferase, producing the protein MTDTLDIKITKTQNSRLAQTDFSNLPFGRIFTDHMLVADYADGEWKNFEIVPYGEIGLSPAISSLHYGQAFFEGLKAYKHADGKVTVFRPEKNGARFNKSAERLCMPELPVEMFISSIDALVDMERDWIPTSPGHSLYIRPVMFAADPFLGVSPSKTYKFVVLTCPVGPYFTKPLRVKFETHYTRAAEGGFGYAKAAGNYGGSMLPFKKAAEEGFDQIIWTDAKEHLYAEEMGAANVMFVLDGKLITPSTRDTILDGVTRDTVLALARHWGVEVEERRVSIAEIVEGAKTSKLTDAFGAGTAATIAPVGAFHYDGVDYTLSDPSTREFSQKVLKTLDAIRYGNAEDAFGWNHPVA; encoded by the coding sequence ATGACCGATACACTGGACATTAAGATAACCAAAACGCAAAATTCGCGTTTGGCGCAGACCGACTTTAGTAACTTACCATTCGGCCGCATTTTTACCGACCACATGCTGGTGGCCGATTATGCCGATGGCGAATGGAAGAATTTTGAGATCGTCCCTTATGGCGAAATTGGCCTTAGCCCGGCTATTTCGTCGCTGCATTACGGGCAAGCCTTTTTTGAAGGCCTGAAAGCTTATAAACATGCCGATGGCAAAGTGACCGTTTTCCGACCCGAAAAGAATGGCGCGAGGTTTAACAAATCGGCCGAACGCCTTTGCATGCCGGAGTTGCCTGTTGAAATGTTCATCAGCAGCATCGATGCGCTGGTTGATATGGAACGCGACTGGATCCCGACAAGTCCGGGCCACTCGTTGTATATCCGCCCGGTGATGTTCGCTGCTGATCCGTTTTTAGGTGTAAGCCCGTCAAAAACATATAAATTTGTGGTGCTAACCTGCCCGGTTGGTCCGTATTTCACCAAGCCACTGCGTGTGAAATTCGAAACACATTATACCCGCGCTGCCGAAGGTGGTTTTGGTTATGCCAAAGCAGCCGGTAACTATGGAGGTAGCATGCTGCCGTTTAAAAAAGCCGCCGAAGAGGGCTTCGACCAGATCATCTGGACCGACGCCAAAGAACACCTGTATGCCGAAGAAATGGGCGCTGCCAACGTAATGTTTGTGCTGGATGGCAAACTGATCACCCCATCAACCCGCGATACCATCCTTGATGGTGTTACCCGCGATACCGTGCTGGCCCTGGCCCGCCACTGGGGTGTGGAGGTTGAAGAGCGTCGTGTATCCATAGCTGAAATTGTTGAGGGTGCAAAAACCAGCAAGCTAACCGATGCTTTTGGTGCCGGTACCGCCGCTACTATTGCTCCTGTTGGTGCGTTCCATTACGATGGCGTTGACTACACGCTGAGCGACCCGTCAACCCGCGAGTTTTCGCAAAAGGTGTTGAAAACGCTGGATGCCATCCGTTACGGCAATGCCGAAGATGCATTTGGCTGGAACCATCCGGTGGCTTAA
- a CDS encoding acylphosphatase has protein sequence MIKHLDINVQGKVQGVGFRYATKATADQLGVRGTVKNEKDGSVSIEAEADEALLDLFLDFCHEGPEGAEVTSLQQHEGELKNYRNFEVLKRGLF, from the coding sequence ATGATAAAACATTTGGATATTAACGTACAGGGCAAGGTACAAGGCGTAGGCTTCAGGTATGCCACCAAGGCCACGGCCGATCAGTTGGGGGTGCGCGGAACGGTGAAGAACGAAAAGGATGGCAGCGTAAGCATCGAAGCCGAGGCTGACGAGGCACTGCTGGACCTGTTCCTTGATTTTTGCCATGAAGGCCCCGAGGGCGCCGAAGTAACATCGCTGCAACAGCATGAGGGCGAATTGAAAAACTATCGTAATTTTGAAGTGTTAAAACGGGGTTTGTTTTAA
- a CDS encoding DUF4292 domain-containing protein — protein MNSRIIIVIGLAATLAGCKAHKQLVVNRTPAAGQPVISSPAQAAPSANKQVAAIREKQLAFNTFSGKAKTKLDIDGSGNDVTLNIRIQRDQKIWVSITALLGLEVARAQITPDSIVVINKLQGVYLKKPFSYVYQYAGNQVTFKSLQALLLGNAMPELLNDNADTGTDNGNTILAGHLQDLMYKLIIGPDMKVSQTNLSNQLAALTLQVSNSQFIQADNRVMPSQIDIVSSAGNKKININLHYNSAEFDKTLEYPFSIPDRYTPAN, from the coding sequence TTGAATAGCAGGATAATAATTGTAATTGGTTTAGCGGCCACTTTAGCAGGCTGCAAGGCGCATAAGCAATTGGTGGTAAACCGTACACCAGCGGCAGGCCAGCCGGTCATCTCATCGCCCGCGCAGGCTGCGCCATCGGCAAATAAGCAGGTGGCGGCCATAAGGGAAAAACAGTTGGCTTTTAATACCTTTAGCGGCAAGGCAAAAACCAAACTGGATATTGATGGCAGCGGGAACGATGTTACGCTGAACATCCGCATACAGCGCGATCAGAAGATCTGGGTATCCATAACAGCCCTGCTGGGTTTGGAAGTGGCCCGGGCGCAGATCACCCCCGATAGCATCGTTGTGATTAACAAACTACAGGGTGTGTACTTGAAAAAGCCGTTTAGCTACGTTTACCAGTATGCCGGCAATCAGGTAACCTTTAAAAGCTTGCAGGCGCTGTTGTTGGGTAATGCCATGCCCGAATTGCTGAACGATAATGCCGATACAGGCACTGATAATGGCAATACCATTTTAGCCGGCCACTTGCAGGATTTGATGTATAAACTCATCATCGGTCCGGATATGAAGGTGAGCCAAACCAATTTAAGCAACCAGTTAGCGGCACTTACACTACAGGTAAGCAACAGCCAGTTTATACAGGCCGATAACCGGGTTATGCCATCGCAAATAGATATCGTATCTTCGGCGGGGAATAAAAAAATAAATATCAACCTGCACTATAACAGTGCCGAGTTTGATAAAACATTGGAGTACCCGTTCAGCATACCCGACAGGTATACGCCTGCTAACTGA